One region of Carassius gibelio isolate Cgi1373 ecotype wild population from Czech Republic chromosome A1, carGib1.2-hapl.c, whole genome shotgun sequence genomic DNA includes:
- the LOC128012269 gene encoding ras-related protein Rap-2a, translated as MREYKVVVLGSGGVGKSALTVQFVTGTFIEKYDPTIEDFYRKEIEVDSSPSVLEILDTAGTEQFASMRDLYIKNGQGFILVYSMVNQQSFQDIKPMRDQIIRVKRYERVPVILVGNKVDLDNEREVSSSEGQALAEEWGCPFMETSAKSKTMVDELFSEIVRQMDYASQPDKEDPCCSSCNIQ; from the exons ATGCGCGAATATAAGGTGGTGGTGCTCGGCAGCGGAGGGGTCGGGAAATCCGCTCTCACTGTCCAGTTCGTGACCGGGACCTTCATCGAGAAGTACGACCCGACTATCGAAGACTTCTACCGCAAGGAGATCGAGGTGGACTCGTCGCCGTCGGTGCTGGAGATCCTGGACACGGCCGGTACGGAGCAGTTCGCGTCCATGCGGGATCTCTACATCAAGAACGGCCAGGGCTTCATCCTGGTCTACAGCATGGTCAACCAGCAGAGCTTCCAAGATATAAAGCCCATGAGAGATCAGATCATCAGGGTGAAGAG GTATGAGCGCGTGCCCGTGATACTTGTGGGAAACAAGGTGGACCTGGACAATGAGCGCGAGGTTTCATCAAGCGAGGGTCAAGCTCTAGCTGAAGAATGGGGCTGCCCGTTCATGGAGACATCGGCCAAGAGCAAAACCATGGTGGACGAACTGTTCTCGGAGATAGTCAGGCAGATGGACTATGCCTCTCAGCCGGATAAGGAAGACCCGTGCTGCTCTTCCTGCAATATACAATAA